The proteins below are encoded in one region of Gemmatimonas sp.:
- a CDS encoding DEAD/DEAH box helicase, which yields MTNINAGDATNGFATLGVDPRIADALSALGYEEPTPVQRASIPPLLEGRDVLAQAATGTGKTAAFALPLLTRVGAGHRATDGGPSVLILVPTRELAMQVAEAVHRYGKPLGLHALAVYGGASMELQIRALKRGVDVVIATPGRALDHIKRHTLKLGTLRAVVLDEADEMLDMGFADELEAILDATPTEKQTALFSATLPPRIAGLTRKYLRNPQQVTVEREVVAEGESARVRQMAYIVSRAHKMPALARVLDIEQPTSAIVFCRTRTEVDELSETLTARGLRAESLHGGLSQDQRDRVMQKFRAKKVDLLIATDVAARGLDVKHVSHVVNFDVPADAETYVHRIGRTGRAGREGVAITLAEPREHRLLRNIERQTSQKIDVAQVPTVADLRAHRQELVKATLREAVLEGGLDSYRGIVEALAGELDLMDLAAAAVKLVAARDGGEEAEIPAVTPREPRERFEGRGDRPFGRERDTSSRGDARERRPEGGAKGKKAKRDTPWTAATLWIGAGRKLKMRPGDLVGAIANEAGLDSAHIGSIQIADNFSTVEVPEAMADEVISALKNTKIKGLRVQVRRDRMR from the coding sequence ATGACGAACATCAACGCGGGCGACGCCACCAACGGCTTCGCAACCCTCGGGGTAGACCCGCGTATTGCCGACGCGCTTTCCGCCCTCGGCTACGAAGAACCCACGCCGGTCCAGCGGGCGTCCATTCCTCCCCTGCTGGAGGGGCGCGACGTGCTGGCGCAGGCGGCCACCGGCACCGGCAAGACCGCGGCGTTCGCGCTGCCGCTGCTCACGCGCGTCGGCGCCGGCCACCGCGCCACCGATGGCGGCCCGTCGGTCCTCATTCTGGTCCCCACACGCGAACTGGCCATGCAGGTGGCCGAAGCGGTGCATCGCTACGGTAAGCCGCTGGGGCTGCACGCCCTGGCCGTGTATGGCGGTGCCAGCATGGAATTGCAGATCCGCGCCCTCAAGCGCGGGGTGGACGTGGTCATCGCCACCCCCGGTCGCGCGCTCGACCACATCAAGCGCCATACGCTCAAGCTGGGCACGCTGCGGGCGGTGGTGCTCGATGAAGCCGACGAAATGCTCGATATGGGCTTCGCCGACGAACTGGAGGCGATTCTCGACGCCACGCCGACCGAGAAGCAGACGGCGCTGTTCAGCGCCACCCTGCCGCCGCGCATTGCGGGACTCACGCGCAAGTATCTGCGCAACCCGCAGCAGGTCACCGTGGAGCGGGAAGTGGTGGCCGAAGGGGAGTCGGCGCGGGTGCGGCAGATGGCCTACATCGTGTCGCGTGCGCACAAGATGCCCGCGCTCGCGCGGGTCCTCGACATCGAACAGCCCACCAGTGCCATCGTCTTCTGCCGCACGCGCACCGAGGTGGACGAACTGAGCGAAACCCTCACCGCGCGCGGGTTGCGGGCCGAATCGCTGCACGGTGGGCTCTCGCAGGATCAGCGCGATCGGGTCATGCAGAAGTTCCGCGCGAAGAAGGTGGACCTGCTCATCGCCACCGACGTGGCCGCGCGCGGGTTGGACGTGAAGCATGTGAGTCACGTGGTGAACTTCGATGTGCCGGCGGATGCCGAGACCTATGTGCATCGCATCGGACGCACCGGTCGCGCCGGACGCGAAGGGGTGGCCATCACGCTCGCCGAGCCGCGTGAGCACCGGCTGCTGCGCAACATCGAACGGCAGACCAGCCAGAAGATCGACGTGGCGCAGGTGCCCACGGTGGCGGACCTGCGCGCCCACCGTCAGGAGCTGGTGAAGGCCACGCTGCGGGAGGCGGTCCTCGAAGGCGGGCTCGATTCGTATCGCGGCATCGTGGAGGCGCTGGCGGGCGAGCTTGATCTCATGGATCTCGCCGCGGCCGCGGTGAAGCTGGTAGCGGCGCGTGACGGTGGCGAAGAGGCGGAGATCCCGGCGGTCACGCCGCGCGAGCCGCGGGAGCGCTTCGAGGGGCGTGGCGATCGTCCGTTCGGTCGGGAACGGGACACGTCATCGCGCGGTGACGCGCGCGAGCGTCGCCCGGAGGGCGGCGCCAAGGGAAAGAAGGCCAAGCGCGACACCCCGTGGACGGCGGCCACCCTCTGGATCGGGGCCGGACGCAAGCTCAAGATGCGTCCGGGCGATCTCGTGGGCGCCATCGCGAACGAGGCCGGCCTCGACTCGGCGCATATCGGGTCGATTCAGATCGCCGACAACTTCAGCACCGTCGAAGTGCCCGAAGCGATGGCCGACGAGGTGATTTCGGCGCTCAAGAACACCAAGATCAAGGGGCTGCGCGTGCAGGTGCGGCGCGATCGCATGCGCTGA
- a CDS encoding molybdopterin-dependent oxidoreductase, with protein sequence MPDRASVLDVVRAHPLCAETPLPLLQQAITPAPSVYVRSNFETPTAHADWSILVSGDVAQVTRVSLDALAAMPQHEVLMTMECAGNWRLGMDPVPAGEPWQYGAVSTTRWRGVSLATVLAQAMPASTAVEVLACGADSGPRDDAAGVVRFERALPLEVAMHPDTLVATHMNGDPLTAEHGAPVRLVVPNWYGMASVKWLAGVQLLSAPYTGYFQQQRYVYEMDGDVRPVTRALVKSMIVSPLPQQITTRHCTVRGWAWSGSGPITLVEVAVNERWSRATVAAPASPYAWTPFSLEAELPTGDVMLRSRATDATGAIQPEAIVWNRLGYGNNAVRAISVLVRP encoded by the coding sequence GTGCCTGATCGCGCCTCGGTGCTCGACGTGGTGCGGGCCCACCCACTGTGCGCCGAAACCCCCCTGCCCCTGCTGCAGCAGGCGATCACCCCGGCGCCAAGTGTGTACGTGCGCAGCAACTTCGAGACGCCCACCGCGCACGCCGACTGGTCCATTCTCGTCTCGGGCGACGTGGCGCAGGTCACCCGGGTCTCGCTCGACGCGCTGGCCGCCATGCCGCAGCATGAGGTGCTGATGACCATGGAATGCGCCGGGAATTGGCGGCTGGGGATGGACCCGGTGCCTGCCGGCGAACCGTGGCAGTACGGGGCCGTCAGTACCACTCGGTGGCGCGGGGTGTCCCTGGCGACGGTACTCGCCCAGGCGATGCCGGCCAGCACAGCGGTGGAGGTGCTGGCGTGCGGTGCCGATTCGGGACCGCGCGACGACGCCGCCGGCGTGGTGCGCTTCGAGCGGGCGCTGCCCCTCGAGGTGGCCATGCACCCCGACACGCTGGTGGCCACGCACATGAACGGGGACCCACTCACCGCCGAACACGGCGCGCCCGTGCGACTCGTGGTCCCCAACTGGTACGGCATGGCGAGTGTGAAGTGGCTCGCCGGGGTGCAGCTGCTGAGCGCGCCCTACACCGGGTACTTCCAGCAGCAGCGCTACGTGTACGAGATGGACGGCGACGTGCGTCCCGTGACACGCGCGTTGGTGAAAAGCATGATCGTCTCGCCCCTGCCGCAGCAGATCACGACGCGCCACTGCACCGTACGCGGCTGGGCCTGGTCGGGGTCGGGGCCCATCACGCTGGTGGAGGTGGCCGTGAACGAGCGCTGGTCTCGTGCCACGGTGGCGGCCCCGGCGTCCCCCTACGCCTGGACCCCGTTCTCCCTGGAGGCCGAGCTCCCCACGGGCGACGTGATGCTGCGCAGTCGCGCCACCGACGCCACCGGGGCCATCCAGCCCGAGGCGATCGTGTGGAATCGGCTCGGTTATGGCAACAACGCCGTGCGCGCGATTTCGGTGCTGGTGCGGCCGTGA
- a CDS encoding YaeQ family protein, whose translation MALTSTMYALQVQLAHVDRGVYESLEFRMAMHPSEAPEYFVARLLAYCLEYREGIAFSKGVSDPDDPTVSVRDLTGTITHWIEIGLPDAARLHKASKAAPHVAVYTHKDPTVWRRQLQGTRIHKVEQIVCHVLDRALVDALVDRLDRRLSLDLSVTDGTLFVNVGNTTLTGTTERVPLSV comes from the coding sequence ATGGCACTGACCTCCACCATGTACGCGCTGCAGGTGCAGCTCGCCCACGTGGACCGCGGCGTGTACGAGTCGCTCGAGTTCCGCATGGCCATGCATCCGTCGGAGGCGCCGGAGTATTTCGTCGCGCGCCTCCTCGCGTACTGCCTCGAGTATCGCGAAGGGATCGCCTTCTCCAAGGGGGTGTCCGATCCCGATGATCCCACCGTGAGCGTACGCGACCTGACGGGTACGATCACCCACTGGATCGAGATCGGGCTTCCCGACGCGGCACGGCTGCACAAGGCCAGCAAGGCGGCGCCGCACGTGGCCGTCTACACACACAAGGATCCCACCGTGTGGCGCCGGCAGCTTCAGGGAACGCGCATTCACAAGGTCGAGCAGATTGTCTGCCATGTGCTTGATCGCGCTCTGGTCGATGCCCTCGTCGACCGGCTCGATCGCCGCCTGTCGCTCGACCTGTCGGTCACCGATGGGACGCTTTTCGTGAACGTGGGGAACACCACGCTGACGGGCACGACGGAGCGAGTACCGCTGAGCGTGTGA
- a CDS encoding branched-chain amino acid transaminase, whose amino-acid sequence MSRITETQWIWRDGHFIPWADATIHVLSHSVQFGSSAFEGIRAYSTPRGPAIFRLREHLERLFHSCKIYRMEVPYTMEQLVEASRELVVRNGLDACYLRPMVVRGYGTAGMVPIGAPVETYLPCWPWGAYLGDEALDAGVDACISSWHRVQPNTIPAMAKIAGNYLSGQLIKMEALANGYAEGIALSPSGVVSEGSGQNVFVVSKGTLITTPLDGSILGGITRATIMQLAQDAGIPVRELHIPREMLYMADEVFFTGTAAELTPVRSIDKITIGAGKVGPITKRLQQEYLGIVKGQIEDRHGWLTHCR is encoded by the coding sequence ATGAGCCGCATCACCGAGACGCAGTGGATCTGGCGCGATGGCCATTTCATTCCGTGGGCCGACGCCACGATTCACGTGCTCAGTCACTCCGTGCAGTTCGGATCGTCCGCCTTCGAGGGCATTCGTGCCTACAGCACGCCCCGCGGTCCGGCGATCTTCCGGCTGCGCGAGCATCTCGAGCGGCTCTTTCATTCGTGCAAGATCTACCGCATGGAAGTGCCGTACACGATGGAGCAGCTGGTGGAGGCCTCGCGCGAACTCGTGGTGCGCAACGGGCTCGACGCCTGTTACCTGCGCCCCATGGTCGTGCGCGGCTACGGCACGGCCGGGATGGTGCCCATTGGCGCGCCGGTGGAGACCTACCTCCCCTGCTGGCCGTGGGGAGCCTATCTGGGCGACGAGGCGCTCGATGCCGGGGTGGATGCCTGCATCTCGAGCTGGCATCGCGTGCAGCCCAACACCATTCCGGCCATGGCCAAGATCGCCGGCAACTACCTCAGCGGGCAGCTCATCAAGATGGAGGCGCTCGCCAACGGGTACGCCGAGGGCATCGCGCTCTCCCCGAGTGGGGTGGTCAGCGAAGGGTCGGGGCAGAATGTGTTCGTCGTGTCCAAGGGCACGCTCATCACCACGCCGCTCGACGGCAGCATCCTGGGCGGCATTACCCGCGCCACCATCATGCAGCTGGCGCAGGACGCGGGCATCCCGGTGCGTGAGCTGCACATTCCCCGCGAAATGCTGTACATGGCCGACGAGGTGTTCTTTACCGGCACGGCTGCCGAGCTCACCCCCGTGCGCAGCATCGACAAGATCACGATCGGTGCCGGCAAGGTGGGGCCCATCACCAAGCGGCTGCAGCAGGAGTATCTGGGCATCGTCAAGGGTCAGATCGAAGACCGGCACGGCTGGCTGACGCACTGCCGGTGA
- a CDS encoding SET domain-containing protein-lysine N-methyltransferase, which yields MSPPEPLPFDVRPSPIQGLGAFAIRPMPAGTRIIEYAGERLTPAQADARYPDVAGARHHTFLFAIDDDVVVDASVNGNEARFLNHSCAPNCDVVVDEKRLWIEALHDIEVGEELVYDYAFVLEERHTPAAKRRYPCACGAITCRGTILARKRG from the coding sequence ATGTCGCCCCCCGAACCGCTCCCGTTCGATGTCCGTCCCAGTCCCATTCAAGGGCTGGGCGCCTTCGCCATCAGGCCCATGCCGGCCGGGACGCGCATCATCGAGTACGCGGGGGAGCGGCTCACGCCCGCGCAGGCGGACGCGCGCTACCCCGACGTGGCCGGCGCGCGGCATCACACGTTTCTGTTCGCCATTGACGACGACGTGGTGGTGGACGCCTCGGTGAATGGCAACGAGGCACGTTTCCTCAACCACTCGTGTGCCCCCAACTGCGACGTCGTCGTGGACGAGAAGCGCCTCTGGATCGAGGCGCTGCACGATATCGAGGTGGGGGAAGAGCTCGTGTACGACTATGCCTTCGTGCTCGAGGAGCGTCACACCCCGGCCGCCAAGCGACGCTATCCCTGTGCGTGCGGCGCCATCACTTGCCGGGGCACCATACTCGCCCGCAAGCGCGGCTGA
- a CDS encoding TfoX/Sxy family protein, with protein MSVTATYRAFVLERLQRALPDVRARDMFGGVGLYAGTTFFALIGNDVLYFKVDEHTRGEFEARGMRAFRPFGEGGEVMQYYEVPVDVIEDTDALREWAAVAVSVGRKSKQRKAKRSA; from the coding sequence ATGTCGGTCACCGCCACCTACCGCGCCTTCGTCCTCGAACGGCTGCAGCGCGCCCTGCCGGACGTGCGGGCCCGTGACATGTTCGGCGGGGTGGGCCTCTACGCCGGGACCACCTTCTTTGCGCTCATTGGCAACGATGTGCTGTACTTCAAGGTGGATGAGCACACCCGCGGCGAGTTCGAGGCGCGCGGTATGCGCGCCTTTCGTCCCTTCGGCGAGGGTGGCGAGGTGATGCAGTACTACGAGGTGCCGGTGGATGTGATCGAGGATACGGACGCGCTGCGCGAGTGGGCGGCGGTGGCGGTGTCCGTGGGGCGCAAGTCGAAGCAGCGAAAGGCCAAGCGGTCGGCGTAG
- a CDS encoding GNAT family N-acetyltransferase, translating into MPRLRRAGIDDADALSRFARRTFSHTFAADNDPADMAAYLASAFSPAKQHRELAEPRRICLLAELDDVLVGYAYLMQGTAHEAVAAAHPAELERFYVDHAWHGRGVATALMQAVLLAGGEGGGDALWLGVWERNARAMRFYARWGFVTVGTQTFLLGSDPQRDAVMRREL; encoded by the coding sequence ATGCCACGCCTTCGCCGGGCCGGGATCGACGACGCGGACGCGCTGAGTCGCTTCGCGCGGCGCACCTTCTCCCACACGTTCGCGGCCGACAACGATCCCGCCGACATGGCGGCGTACCTGGCATCGGCGTTCAGTCCCGCCAAGCAGCATCGCGAACTGGCGGAGCCTCGGCGCATTTGTCTGCTGGCCGAGCTGGACGACGTGCTGGTGGGGTATGCGTACCTCATGCAGGGCACAGCGCACGAGGCCGTGGCGGCCGCGCATCCGGCGGAGCTTGAACGATTCTATGTGGATCACGCCTGGCACGGTCGCGGCGTCGCCACCGCGCTCATGCAGGCGGTGCTGCTCGCCGGTGGCGAAGGCGGTGGCGACGCGCTGTGGCTCGGTGTCTGGGAGCGTAACGCGCGCGCCATGCGCTTCTACGCCCGGTGGGGCTTTGTCACCGTCGGCACGCAGACCTTCCTGCTCGGCTCCGATCCCCAGCGCGACGCGGTGATGCGGAGGGAGTTGTAG